One window of Thermacetogenium phaeum DSM 12270 genomic DNA carries:
- the thpR gene encoding RNA 2',3'-cyclic phosphodiesterase: MKKVRSFLAIPLPEELKRRIYRGLTPIRRLALDVKWVEEENYHLTLKFFGDLTPDQIRRIKVILPALIGAETPFYLYCGDSYLLFPDQNRPRVFSLALTGDLEALHRLQKKTERELVKAGFPAEKKKFHPHITLGRFRSLRNSQDLFHLLQENAALPFEEEFPVREIILMASELTPQGPRYKPLAVFPLRRE; this comes from the coding sequence ATGAAGAAGGTGCGCTCCTTTCTCGCCATTCCGCTGCCTGAAGAGCTGAAGAGGAGGATTTATCGAGGTCTCACTCCAATCCGGCGGCTTGCCCTGGATGTGAAATGGGTAGAGGAAGAGAATTATCATCTGACTTTAAAGTTTTTTGGCGACCTCACCCCCGATCAAATCCGGAGAATAAAAGTGATTCTGCCGGCATTGATTGGCGCAGAAACTCCTTTTTATCTGTACTGTGGCGACAGTTACCTTTTGTTTCCTGATCAGAATCGCCCGCGGGTCTTTTCCCTTGCCCTTACAGGAGATCTGGAGGCCCTGCACAGGCTTCAAAAGAAAACAGAGCGTGAGCTTGTCAAAGCGGGTTTCCCAGCTGAAAAGAAGAAATTCCACCCGCATATCACCCTGGGCAGATTTCGTTCCCTCCGCAACAGTCAAGACCTGTTCCACCTACTTCAAGAAAACGCCGCACTTCCTTTTGAGGAAGAGTTTCCAGTTCGGGAAATCATTCTCATGGCAAGTGAATTAACGCCTCAAGGGCCTCGCTATAAACCCCTAGCAGTCTTTCCCCTCCGAAGGGAGTGA
- the recA gene encoding recombinase RecA — MNDKLKALELALSHIEKAFGRGSIMRLGDTPAQLNVDVIPSGNLPLDLALGVGGIPRGRIIEIYGPESSGKTTVALHVVAEAQKRGGMAAFIDAEHALDPVYAQALGVDIDNLYVSQPDTGEQALEITETLVRSGALDVIVIDSVAALVPRAELEGEMGDAHVGLQARLMSQALRKLTGTISKTKTTAIFINQIREKVGVMFGNPEVTTGGRALKFYASVRLEVKKIDLIKQGTDIVGSRTRIKVVKNKVAPPFKQVECDLMYGKGISREGGLLDLGLEFGIISKSGSWFAYGEERLGQGRENAKEFLREHPEIAQEIEQKIREVTSIKQGIFRTGSAFSDEDVTPQD; from the coding sequence ATGAACGACAAGCTCAAGGCTTTAGAGTTGGCGCTGTCTCATATTGAGAAAGCCTTTGGTAGGGGCTCCATTATGCGTTTGGGGGATACGCCTGCTCAGCTCAATGTCGATGTGATCCCTTCGGGCAATCTCCCGCTGGATCTGGCCCTAGGGGTAGGCGGGATACCGCGGGGAAGGATTATAGAGATTTATGGGCCCGAATCCTCTGGAAAAACGACCGTTGCCCTGCATGTGGTTGCTGAAGCCCAAAAAAGAGGTGGAATGGCCGCCTTCATCGATGCCGAGCATGCCCTGGATCCTGTTTATGCCCAGGCTTTAGGGGTCGACATCGATAACCTCTATGTCTCCCAGCCCGACACAGGTGAACAGGCTCTGGAGATCACGGAAACCCTTGTGCGCAGCGGCGCTTTGGATGTTATCGTCATCGACTCCGTAGCTGCTTTGGTGCCCAGGGCTGAACTGGAGGGGGAAATGGGAGATGCTCATGTGGGCTTGCAGGCCCGCCTCATGTCTCAAGCCCTGAGGAAACTGACGGGTACCATTAGCAAGACCAAAACGACGGCCATTTTTATCAATCAGATCCGAGAAAAGGTAGGGGTAATGTTCGGCAATCCCGAAGTGACAACGGGTGGGAGAGCGCTTAAGTTTTACGCATCAGTGCGCTTAGAAGTCAAAAAAATCGATTTAATTAAACAGGGAACGGATATCGTTGGTAGTAGGACGAGAATCAAGGTTGTTAAGAATAAGGTTGCCCCTCCCTTTAAACAGGTTGAATGTGATCTCATGTACGGTAAGGGTATTTCCCGGGAAGGAGGCCTCCTCGACTTAGGGTTGGAATTCGGTATTATCTCCAAATCGGGTTCATGGTTTGCTTACGGGGAGGAGCGCTTGGGACAGGGACGTGAAAATGCCAAAGAATTTTTGAGGGAGCATCCGGAGATTGCCCAGGAGATAGAGCAGAAAATCAGGGAAGTGACGAGCATAAAGCAGGGCATTTTCAGAACCGGAAGCGCGTTTAGTGATGAAGATGTTACCCCTCAGGATTAG
- a CDS encoding TIGR00282 family metallophosphoesterase, whose translation MRILFLGDIVGRPGRRAVKELLVSLREEYAPELVIANGENAAGGTGITRQTADELFGAGIDILTMGNHVWDQKDVYNFIEEEKRIVRPANYPPGTPGRGYLLAHTQSETKVGIINLSGRVYMPPLSCPFRMLDEILPLLRKETPVIIIDFHAEATSEKMALGWYVDGRASALIGTHTHIQTADERILPQGTGYITDVGMTGPCDSILGVKKEPVIKKFVTMQPVRFEVAGGPVQLNAVYLQIDPDNGRTLIIKRIQIFKN comes from the coding sequence TTGCGGATCCTCTTTCTAGGAGATATTGTCGGTCGTCCCGGCCGGCGGGCCGTTAAGGAGTTGTTGGTTTCACTGCGGGAGGAATATGCTCCCGAACTTGTTATTGCCAACGGCGAAAATGCTGCCGGTGGGACGGGCATAACCCGGCAAACTGCTGATGAGCTTTTTGGTGCCGGAATCGATATTTTAACTATGGGGAACCATGTCTGGGATCAAAAAGATGTCTATAATTTTATCGAAGAGGAGAAAAGGATCGTTCGACCTGCCAACTACCCTCCGGGTACGCCTGGGAGAGGATATCTGCTTGCGCACACGCAAAGTGAAACTAAAGTTGGAATTATCAATCTGTCCGGTCGGGTCTATATGCCGCCCTTGAGTTGCCCGTTCCGTATGCTGGACGAAATACTTCCTTTGCTCAGGAAGGAGACGCCTGTAATTATAATTGATTTCCATGCGGAAGCTACTTCAGAAAAAATGGCTTTAGGATGGTATGTTGACGGAAGAGCCAGTGCTTTAATCGGAACCCATACCCATATCCAGACCGCTGACGAGCGGATTTTGCCGCAAGGAACGGGTTATATCACTGATGTAGGGATGACAGGGCCTTGCGATTCGATCCTTGGGGTTAAAAAAGAACCGGTGATCAAAAAATTCGTGACGATGCAGCCTGTGCGGTTCGAGGTTGCCGGCGGCCCCGTACAGCTGAATGCCGTGTATTTGCAGATCGATCCAGATAATGGCAGAACATTGATAATAAAAAGAATACAGATCTTCAAAAATTAA
- the spoVS gene encoding stage V sporulation protein SpoVS codes for MEVLKVSAKSSPNSVAGALAGVLREKGCAELQAIGAGALNQAVKAVAIARGFVAPSGVDLICIPAFTDIVIDGEERTAIKLIVEPR; via the coding sequence GTGGAAGTATTGAAGGTGTCAGCAAAATCCAGCCCGAACTCTGTAGCCGGTGCCTTGGCAGGGGTTTTGAGAGAGAAGGGCTGCGCAGAACTGCAAGCAATCGGGGCTGGGGCTTTAAACCAGGCTGTAAAGGCTGTAGCGATTGCAAGAGGCTTTGTGGCTCCCAGTGGTGTGGATCTCATTTGTATCCCTGCATTTACGGACATTGTTATCGACGGTGAGGAAAGGACGGCAATCAAGCTCATTGTAGAACCCCGTTAG
- the rny gene encoding ribonuclease Y yields MKGISLTTSVYVVLAVIALLIGVLCGYLLRKYLAEARIASAEEAARRIIEEAQKEADAKKREAILEAKEEIHQMRTDAERENRERRNEIQRQERRLLQKEEALDRKLEGLEKKEENLYKKEQELAHRSSQLDELLKKHVAELERISGLTTEEARTILLNNVREEIKRETALIIKEEEARAKEEADKRAREIVTLAIQKGAADIVAETTVSVVPLPNDEMKGRIIGREGRNIRTLETLTGVDLIIDDTPEAVILSSFDPIRRETARIALEKLIADGRIHPARIEEMVEKAQKEIEQKIREEGEEAAFEVGVHNIHPELIKLLGRLKFRTSYGQNVLKHSLEVAYLAGAMASELGANAQLAKRAGLLHDIGKAVDHEIEGPHVTIGADLARKYRENPEVIHCILAHHGDQEPETVEAVLIQAADAISAARPGARRETLEAYLKRLDKLEEIADSFEGVEKSFAIQAGREVRILVKPEVIDDIQAAHLSREIVKKIEDSLEYPGQIKVTVIRETRYVDYAK; encoded by the coding sequence GTGAAAGGCATTTCTCTGACAACGTCGGTTTATGTGGTCTTAGCTGTGATAGCACTCCTGATAGGGGTTCTCTGCGGATATTTATTGCGCAAGTACCTGGCAGAAGCCCGTATTGCTTCCGCTGAGGAAGCGGCCAGGCGCATTATCGAGGAAGCCCAAAAAGAAGCAGATGCCAAAAAAAGAGAAGCAATACTTGAGGCAAAAGAAGAAATCCATCAGATGCGCACTGATGCCGAACGGGAAAACAGGGAGAGGCGTAACGAAATCCAGCGCCAGGAGCGGCGCTTGTTACAGAAGGAAGAAGCGCTGGACAGGAAATTAGAAGGCCTGGAAAAGAAGGAAGAGAACCTGTATAAAAAGGAACAGGAGCTTGCTCATAGAAGCAGTCAGCTGGACGAGCTGTTGAAAAAGCATGTGGCAGAACTGGAGCGCATCTCCGGTTTGACAACGGAAGAGGCCCGGACTATTCTTTTGAATAACGTCCGGGAAGAAATTAAACGGGAAACGGCTCTCATCATTAAAGAAGAAGAGGCGCGGGCCAAGGAAGAGGCCGATAAACGGGCAAGGGAAATAGTGACGCTGGCGATTCAGAAGGGTGCAGCCGACATAGTAGCAGAAACGACTGTGTCCGTTGTTCCTCTACCCAATGACGAAATGAAAGGGAGGATTATCGGCAGGGAGGGGAGGAACATCAGGACCCTGGAAACATTGACTGGGGTTGACCTGATAATTGATGATACTCCGGAGGCCGTGATTCTCTCCAGTTTTGATCCGATTCGGAGGGAAACTGCCCGCATTGCCCTGGAAAAGCTCATTGCAGACGGTAGGATCCATCCGGCCCGGATCGAAGAGATGGTGGAAAAAGCCCAGAAAGAGATTGAGCAGAAGATACGAGAAGAAGGAGAAGAGGCTGCCTTTGAGGTCGGTGTTCACAACATTCATCCCGAGCTGATCAAGCTTTTAGGTAGACTTAAGTTCCGGACAAGCTACGGACAGAATGTGCTCAAACATTCCCTGGAAGTAGCTTACCTCGCAGGCGCCATGGCCTCCGAACTCGGTGCCAACGCTCAACTGGCGAAGCGTGCCGGATTGCTTCACGACATCGGCAAGGCAGTCGATCATGAGATTGAAGGTCCTCATGTTACCATAGGGGCTGATCTTGCCCGGAAATACCGTGAAAATCCGGAAGTTATCCACTGTATTCTGGCTCACCACGGGGATCAGGAGCCGGAAACCGTTGAGGCTGTGCTTATTCAGGCCGCCGATGCCATATCGGCTGCCCGCCCCGGTGCCCGCCGTGAGACGCTGGAGGCGTACTTGAAGAGACTGGATAAACTGGAAGAAATCGCTGATTCCTTTGAAGGAGTGGAGAAATCTTTTGCCATTCAAGCAGGGCGGGAGGTCAGGATACTGGTCAAGCCCGAGGTCATCGATGACATTCAGGCCGCGCACCTGAGCCGGGAAATTGTTAAGAAGATTGAGGACAGCCTGGAATATCCTGGTCAGATCAAGGTGACCGTGATCAGGGAAACCAGGTATGTGGATTACGCGAAGTAA
- a CDS encoding dipeptidase, which yields MIVDMHCDSILAAYVNRYSLAEQSQDGHLDLHRLRQAGVKIQFFALFPGIAPYMNPLQQVLLLGDFFWEQLASEGVYWDVITFGRQLLDVLHGERSGAILTVEGGEALLGNIRLLSVLYRFGVRSLCLTWNNRNEIADGVDETKTGGGLTSFGRDVVKEMNRLGMLIDVSHLSERGFWDVLELSEAPIIASHSNCKAVWDHPRNLTDDQIRGIAQKGGVVGINFAAELVGPPGCGLEYLYRHIDHISSLVGDDYLGFGSDFDGTERLVRGVKDVNSFQEIIAMLIKNGYSEATLRKICSDNCVRLLRQVLL from the coding sequence ATGATTGTAGATATGCACTGTGACTCGATTCTTGCCGCCTACGTTAACCGGTATTCGCTGGCGGAACAAAGCCAGGACGGCCACCTGGATCTTCACAGACTCCGGCAGGCGGGAGTCAAGATCCAGTTCTTTGCTTTATTTCCCGGGATAGCACCCTATATGAATCCACTGCAGCAAGTGCTTCTCCTGGGGGACTTTTTCTGGGAGCAATTAGCGTCAGAGGGGGTGTACTGGGATGTTATTACTTTTGGGAGACAGCTTCTGGATGTCTTGCATGGTGAAAGGAGCGGTGCCATTTTGACCGTCGAAGGGGGGGAGGCCTTACTGGGGAACATCCGGCTGTTGAGCGTTTTATACCGGTTTGGTGTGCGCAGTCTTTGCCTGACCTGGAACAACCGCAACGAAATTGCCGACGGTGTGGACGAGACGAAAACCGGAGGTGGGTTGACATCCTTCGGCAGGGATGTCGTAAAAGAGATGAATCGTTTGGGGATGCTTATCGATGTTTCCCATCTTTCCGAAAGAGGATTCTGGGACGTGTTGGAATTGAGTGAAGCTCCGATAATTGCCTCTCATTCCAACTGCAAGGCTGTATGGGATCACCCCAGGAATCTTACAGATGACCAGATCAGGGGGATCGCTCAGAAGGGGGGGGTTGTCGGGATAAACTTTGCTGCCGAACTGGTTGGCCCTCCTGGTTGCGGTTTGGAGTATTTATACCGGCATATCGATCACATCAGCAGCCTGGTTGGTGACGATTATCTGGGTTTTGGTTCCGACTTCGACGGTACCGAGAGGCTGGTTAGAGGGGTCAAGGATGTTAATTCTTTTCAAGAAATTATTGCGATGCTGATAAAAAATGGCTACTCGGAGGCAACTCTCCGCAAAATCTGTAGCGATAATTGTGTGAGGCTGCTAAGACAGGTTCTTCTGTAG